In the Lysinibacillus sp. PLM2 genome, one interval contains:
- a CDS encoding hypothetical protein (frameshifted, insertion at around 982890, deletion at around 982981), giving the protein MPNYYSKVTYSQFGEDILIGSILHKLKFKGKGFFIDVGAYHPYKFSNTYKFYLDGWSGINIDPTPYKTTLFDFFRSRDIKFKFWSF; this is encoded by the coding sequence ATGCCAAACTACTACTCGAAAGTTACATATTCTCAATTTGGAGAAGATATTTTAATTGGAAGTATATTACATAAATTGAAATTTAAGGGCAAAGGGTTTTTTATAGATGTTGGTGCATATCATCCCTATAAATTTTCAAATACATATAAGTTTTATTTAGACGGTTGGTCAGGAATAAATATAGATCCTACACCATATAAAACGACACTATTTGATTTTTTTAGATCAAGAGACATTAAATTTAAATTTTGGAGTTT